The Candidatus Poribacteria bacterium genome has a segment encoding these proteins:
- the scpB gene encoding SMC-Scp complex subunit ScpB: MDSEYVTAVDSIQEPDAIPAQNPKLILEAILFAASEPISVEQFQTVLPALDKPAIRTELDELRQDYQEMRRSFRLIEIANGYQICTDPEYAAWIQKFYTRQVRVKLSPSALETLAIVAYKQPITRTDVAALRGVNSDSVINSLVEKGLVRIAGRKDGRSLLFSTTDEFLLQFGLKDPSELPSLEEIDELLNTSNGNEPAQNALPAAMEENAEQ; encoded by the coding sequence ATGGATTCTGAATATGTTACCGCTGTCGATTCGATACAGGAACCGGACGCGATACCCGCGCAAAACCCTAAATTAATTTTGGAAGCGATTCTGTTCGCCGCGAGCGAACCAATTTCGGTGGAACAGTTTCAAACCGTGCTGCCGGCGTTAGACAAACCCGCAATCCGGACGGAACTCGACGAACTGCGCCAAGACTATCAAGAAATGAGACGGAGTTTTCGTCTCATTGAAATAGCGAATGGTTACCAAATCTGCACGGATCCAGAATACGCAGCGTGGATTCAGAAGTTTTATACGCGTCAGGTTCGGGTCAAACTGTCGCCATCAGCACTTGAAACACTCGCAATTGTTGCTTACAAGCAACCTATCACGCGGACGGATGTCGCTGCGCTTCGCGGTGTGAACAGTGACAGTGTAATCAACTCACTGGTAGAGAAAGGACTGGTTCGTATCGCTGGGAGAAAAGATGGGCGCTCCTTACTCTTTTCAACCACAGACGAGTTCCTCTTACAATTCGGCTTGAAAGATCCCTCTGAGTTGCCCTCACTTGAAGAAATAGATGAACTCCTGAATACATCAAACGGAAACGAACCTGCCCAAAACGCCCTGCCAGCGGCTATGGAGGAGAACGCCGAGCA